The Alosa sapidissima isolate fAloSap1 chromosome 6, fAloSap1.pri, whole genome shotgun sequence genome window below encodes:
- the LOC121712257 gene encoding uncharacterized protein LOC121712257: protein MDYPNRDDRHCKPSATLPLSSPEEQEENTSQSHEETTTPSEEVRVGLPEEREPASLTEIFVRASSSDATCEGLEKKQVSALEIQTEASVDERSAVENSALNEPSNPTRSENLSIGDHAKWWDWYQNKYGYLFKDDYFAVQSLEWGDLESKSSNDLSDDSDSDEVEDESQASEESMVVDVPGTFVPCNPVVMEVYYVAILEWRRGLLTERVPERDGPGLNWGLLALVCKMGGVVSGRVIAELLLQKMKTFDKAASRATADTTTIAMALIAGKAEEALDLAMSRGLMHHAFILRSFIGKQPSLWVKKFFDSVENADPLKTYFQVRLGEIPSVATACGNESMGDWRLHLAMVLTSPPCHGFHASFGCRQETVAKMGETFASKGLTHAARFCQMLLELQSEYPDTISLINRVTDWMNILRETNGEGMVGNVCGGQWDEWSFRGDAERFYQMPSTAATLNSRFTMTNTVSFDAMIPRSTREERLEQRLPTLDPGMRQQLNAAVIPANPQQSMVEEKDRANTQTKTKKKSFKKKSWFRCFGCFACFGRKEMD from the exons ATGGATTATCCCAATAGGGATGACCGGCACTGTAAACCCAGTGCTACCCTACCCCTGTCGTCCCCGGAGGAACAGGAAGAAAACACCTCCCAATCCCATGAGGAAACAACGACCCCGTCCGAAGAGGTGAGGGTAGGCCTGCCTGAGGAGCGAGAGCCTGCATCCCTAACGGAAATCTTTGTAAGGGCATCTTCATCAGATGCCACATGTGAGGGTTTGGAAAAGAAACAAGTGTCCGCACTGGAGATACAGACTGAAGCCAGTGTGGATGAGAGGTCCGCTGTTGAAAACTCTGCTTTAAATGAACCCTCGAATCCGACTAGATCTGAGAATCTTTCCATTGG GGATCATGCCAAGTGGTGGGACTGGTACCAAAATAAGTATGGATATCTCTTTAAGGATGACTACTTTGCTGTCCAGTCTCTTGAG TGGGGTGACCTGGAATCGAAATCATCAAATGATCTCTCGGATGACAGTGATAGTGACGAGGTGGAGGATGAGTCG CAGGCCAGTGAAGAGAGCATGGTTGTGGACGTCCCTGGAACTTTTGTGCC CTGCAACCCTGTCGTGATGGAGGTGTATTACGTGGCCATCTTGGAGTGGAGGCGTGGTCTCCTGACGGAGAGGGTTCCAGAGAGGGATGGGCCTGGACTGAACTGGGGGCTCCTTGCTTTAGTCTGCAAGATGGGCGGA GTGGTCAGTGGCAGAGTCATTGCCGAGTTGCTGCTGCAGAAAATGAAAACCTTTGACAAGGCAGCTTCCAGAGCCACGGCAGACACCACCACCATTGCTATGGCCCTTATTGCTGGCAAGGCTGAA GAAGCTCTGGATCTAGCTATGAGCCGAGGCTTAATGCACCATGCCTTCATTCTCAGGAGCTTTATTGGAAAACAACCATCCCTTTGGGTGAAAAA ATTCTTTGATAGTGTTGAGAATGCGGATCCCCTGAAGACGTACTTTCAAGTTCGGTTGGGAGAGATCCCGTCTGTGGCCACT GCCTGTGGCAACGAGAGCATGGGAGACTGGCGTCTTCACCTTGCCATGGTTTTGACATCTCCACCTTGCCATGGTTTTCACGCCTCATTTGGATGTCGCCAGGAGACTGTTGCGAAGATGGGAGAAACTTTTG CATCTAAAGGGCTGACACACGCTGCTCGCTTCTGTCAAATGTTGCTCGAGTTGCAGTCTGAGTACCCAGACACGATTTCTCTGATTAATCGTGTAACAGACTGGATGAACATCCTGAGGGAGACGAATGGAGAAGGAATGGTTGGGAATGTGTGCGGTGGTCAATGGGATGAATGGTCCTTTCGTGGTGATGCAGAGAGGTTCTACCAGATGCCCTCCACTGCTGCTACACTAAACTCACGCTTCACCATGACGAACACAGTTTCCTTTGATGCAATGATCCCTCGGTCTACTCGTGAAGAAAGGCTTGAACAACGTCTGCCAACTTTGGATCCAGGGATGAGGCAGCAGTTAAATGCTGCTGTGATCCCTGCAAACCCCCAGCAGTCAATGGTTGAAGAGAAGGATCGAGCAAATACTCAGACCAAGACCAAGAAGAAATCTTTCAAGAAG AAATCGTGGTTTAGGTGTTTTGGATGCTTTGCATGTTTTGGCAGAAAAGAGATGGACTAG